The Nocardioides panzhihuensis genome has a segment encoding these proteins:
- a CDS encoding TlyA family RNA methyltransferase, whose product MPPRRLRLDAELVRRKLARSREHASELIAAGRVTVSGNRATKPATGVTTDVAIVVTEDPGRPDFVSRGGHKLAGALAAFEPLGLSVKGRRCLDAGASTGGFTDVLLRNGANQVVAVDVGYGQLAWRLQQDERVVVHDRTNIRDLSLELVGEPVDVVVGDLSFISLELVLDALIRVTSPEGDLALMVKPQFEVGKDRVGKGGVVRDPALRAEAVNAVAAAAARRGWGARAVTTSPLPGPSGNVEFFLWLRRGEATVDETEIEEAVREQRGLESPATGAVSVPSERVDP is encoded by the coding sequence ATGCCCCCTCGTCGCCTGCGCCTCGACGCCGAGCTGGTCCGACGCAAGCTGGCCCGATCCCGCGAGCACGCCAGCGAGCTGATCGCAGCCGGCCGCGTCACGGTCTCGGGCAACCGCGCCACCAAGCCGGCCACGGGTGTCACCACGGACGTCGCCATCGTGGTGACCGAAGACCCCGGCCGCCCCGACTTCGTCTCCCGTGGTGGGCACAAGCTCGCCGGAGCGCTGGCCGCGTTCGAACCGCTCGGCCTCTCGGTCAAGGGCCGCCGGTGCCTGGACGCCGGCGCGTCGACGGGCGGCTTCACCGACGTGCTGCTCCGCAACGGCGCCAACCAGGTCGTCGCCGTCGACGTCGGCTACGGCCAGCTCGCCTGGCGCCTGCAGCAGGACGAGCGGGTCGTGGTCCACGACCGCACCAACATCCGCGACCTCTCTCTCGAGCTGGTCGGCGAACCCGTCGACGTGGTCGTCGGCGACCTGTCCTTCATCTCCCTCGAGCTCGTCCTCGACGCGCTGATCCGAGTCACCAGCCCTGAGGGCGACCTGGCGCTGATGGTCAAGCCCCAGTTCGAGGTCGGCAAGGACCGGGTCGGCAAGGGCGGCGTGGTGCGCGACCCGGCGCTGCGGGCGGAGGCGGTCAACGCCGTCGCCGCGGCGGCAGCGAGGCGCGGCTGGGGTGCCCGCGCGGTCACGACCAGCCCGCTGCCGGGCCCGTCGGGCAACGTGGAGTTCTTCCTCTGGCTGCGCCGCGGCGAGGCCACCGTCGACGAGACGGAGATCGAGGAGGCCGTGCGTGAGCAGCGTGGCCTGGAGAGCCCCGCCACCGGGGCTGTGTCGGTGCCGTCTGAGAGGGTTGATCCGTGA
- a CDS encoding HAD-IIA family hydrolase, with the protein MLTGHQLKGSDRALAAVHDVAMLDLDGVVYIGGAAVPRARESLAAARESGLRLAFITNNAARPPAKVAENIRNLGIEATAEDVVTSAQAAVHVLAERLAPGAKVVNLGAAGLREPLETAGLVPVAVDEDAEAIVTGYNPDLLWKDILRGAVRIKDGLFWVASNTDMTFPAAYGIAPGHGVLVDTLRRFSGVEPVVAGKPSRPLLEETIRRTEAEHPLMVGDRLDTDIEGGRNADVDTLLVLTGVTGLEDLVAAPPHQRPTYIASDLGGLLEAHAAPESDGTTARLGGWTAEVRDGELRVTGQGSTDDWWRVAATSAWAHLDETEAVVRLGAQAAPPRPGADGETVVSGS; encoded by the coding sequence GTGCTGACCGGCCATCAGTTGAAGGGCTCAGACCGGGCGCTCGCCGCGGTCCACGACGTCGCGATGCTCGACCTCGACGGCGTGGTCTACATCGGCGGGGCCGCGGTCCCGCGAGCCCGCGAGTCGCTCGCGGCAGCACGTGAGTCCGGCCTGCGCCTGGCGTTCATCACCAACAACGCCGCCCGGCCGCCGGCCAAGGTGGCCGAGAACATCCGCAACCTGGGGATCGAGGCGACCGCCGAGGACGTGGTCACCTCGGCGCAGGCCGCCGTGCACGTCCTGGCCGAGCGTCTCGCTCCGGGGGCGAAGGTGGTCAACCTGGGTGCCGCCGGCCTGCGTGAGCCGCTCGAAACAGCCGGACTTGTGCCGGTGGCCGTCGACGAGGACGCCGAGGCGATCGTCACCGGCTACAACCCTGACCTGCTGTGGAAGGACATCCTCCGCGGGGCCGTCCGGATCAAGGACGGACTCTTCTGGGTCGCCAGCAACACCGACATGACCTTCCCGGCCGCCTACGGGATCGCGCCGGGCCACGGGGTCCTGGTCGACACCCTGCGCCGCTTCTCTGGGGTCGAGCCGGTCGTCGCGGGCAAACCGTCGCGTCCGCTGCTGGAGGAGACCATCCGGCGCACCGAGGCCGAGCATCCGCTGATGGTCGGCGACCGGCTCGACACCGACATCGAAGGTGGGCGCAACGCCGATGTCGACACCCTGCTGGTGCTCACCGGCGTGACCGGGCTCGAGGATCTTGTCGCCGCCCCGCCGCACCAGCGCCCGACGTACATCGCCTCCGACCTCGGCGGGCTGCTGGAGGCCCACGCGGCGCCCGAGAGCGATGGCACGACCGCGCGACTGGGCGGCTGGACGGCGGAGGTACGCGACGGCGAGCTGCGCGTCACCGGCCAGGGCAGCACCGACGACTGGTGGCGGGTCGCCGCGACCAGCGCCTGGGCGCACCTGGACGAGACCGAGGCAGTGGTGAGGCTCGGCGCACAGGCCGCGCCGCCTCGCCCGGGTGCCGACGGCGAGACGGTAGTCTCGGGCTCATGA
- the recN gene encoding DNA repair protein RecN produces the protein MLEEIRISGLGIIESSTLELGPGLTVVTGETGAGKTMIVTALGLLLGGRGDAGAVRKGKKTARVEGVIDARSLPAVIEATEEAGGEVEEGRVLVARTVAAEGRARAYVGGATVPVATLGSVTSPLVAVHGQSDQHRLLQPRAQRDSLDRFGGDAVAKLLTAYRELHAELQKVERELDDVTTHARERAQEADLLRFGLGEIEAVSPEAGEDATLAQEEERLGYADTLRTAAEQAREALSSEDIDSPDALGAVSVARQALDSVRDHDPDAAALAERLAEVTYLLSDVAADVASYASGVETDPARLAVVSERRAALTALTRKYGETIDEVLAWSETGAKRLLELDSDDDRIEELKNERTRLRADLADAGAMLSTARTAAAGALAEAVSDELTGLAMPHARLVVDVRQKETDAPASEDEPHAPLRFPSSGKGKGKGERWLRYGSNGLDEIELLLAANTGSEPRPLHKGASGGELSRVMLAIEVVLAATSPVPTFVFDEVDAGVGGTAAVEIGRRLAHLARTAQVLVVTHLPQVAAFADHHVAVEKTSDGVVTSSGLTVLDDEARERELSRMLAGLTASDTAIAHARELLEMARSAKA, from the coding sequence ATGCTTGAGGAGATCAGGATCTCCGGACTCGGGATCATCGAGTCCTCGACCTTGGAGCTCGGACCAGGGCTGACCGTGGTGACCGGTGAGACCGGCGCGGGCAAGACGATGATCGTGACTGCGCTCGGGCTGCTGCTCGGCGGCCGTGGCGACGCCGGCGCGGTCCGCAAGGGCAAGAAGACGGCCCGCGTCGAGGGTGTCATCGACGCCCGGTCGCTGCCCGCCGTCATCGAAGCGACCGAGGAGGCTGGGGGAGAGGTCGAAGAGGGCCGGGTTCTCGTGGCTCGCACGGTCGCGGCCGAAGGCCGAGCAAGGGCGTACGTCGGGGGAGCGACCGTCCCGGTCGCCACCCTCGGCTCGGTGACCTCGCCCCTGGTCGCCGTCCACGGCCAGTCCGACCAGCACCGGCTCCTGCAGCCGCGTGCCCAGCGCGACTCGCTGGACCGCTTCGGCGGCGACGCCGTCGCCAAGCTGCTTACGGCATACCGCGAGCTCCACGCCGAGCTCCAGAAGGTCGAGCGCGAACTCGACGACGTGACGACCCACGCCCGCGAGCGCGCACAGGAGGCTGATCTGCTGCGCTTCGGTCTCGGTGAGATCGAGGCGGTCTCCCCGGAGGCGGGCGAGGACGCCACCCTTGCCCAGGAGGAGGAGAGGCTCGGTTACGCCGACACCCTCCGCACGGCCGCGGAGCAGGCGCGCGAGGCCCTCTCCTCCGAGGACATCGACTCCCCGGACGCCCTCGGCGCGGTATCGGTCGCGCGGCAGGCGCTGGACAGCGTCCGAGATCATGATCCCGACGCCGCTGCCTTGGCCGAGCGTCTTGCCGAGGTCACCTACCTGCTCTCTGACGTCGCCGCCGACGTCGCCTCCTACGCGTCCGGCGTCGAGACCGACCCCGCCCGGCTGGCCGTCGTCTCCGAGCGGCGTGCGGCCTTGACCGCGCTGACGCGGAAGTACGGCGAGACGATCGATGAGGTGCTCGCCTGGTCCGAGACCGGTGCCAAGCGCCTGCTCGAGCTCGACTCCGACGACGACCGGATCGAGGAGCTCAAGAATGAACGTACGCGGCTGCGAGCCGATCTCGCCGACGCCGGTGCCATGCTTTCGACCGCACGCACCGCCGCCGCCGGTGCCTTGGCCGAGGCGGTCAGTGACGAGCTGACCGGACTGGCCATGCCCCACGCCCGGCTGGTTGTCGACGTACGCCAGAAGGAGACTGACGCACCGGCCTCCGAGGACGAGCCGCACGCACCGTTGAGGTTCCCGTCTTCTGGAAAGGGGAAGGGCAAGGGCGAACGCTGGCTGCGCTACGGCTCCAACGGCCTCGACGAGATCGAGCTGCTGCTGGCCGCCAACACCGGCTCGGAGCCCCGCCCACTCCACAAGGGCGCCTCCGGCGGTGAGCTCTCCCGGGTGATGCTCGCGATCGAGGTGGTCCTGGCGGCCACCAGCCCGGTCCCGACCTTCGTCTTCGACGAGGTCGACGCCGGCGTCGGCGGCACCGCAGCGGTCGAGATCGGCCGTCGTCTCGCCCACCTCGCCCGCACCGCACAGGTCCTGGTGGTCACCCACCTTCCCCAGGTCGCCGCCTTCGCCGACCACCACGTCGCCGTCGAGAAGACCAGCGACGGCGTGGTCACCAGCTCCGGCCTCACCGTCCTCGACGACGAGGCCCGTGAGCGGGAGCTCTCCCGCATGCTGGCCGGGCTGACGGCCTCCGACACCGCCATCGCCCACGCGCGCGAGCTCCTCGAGATGGCCCGCTCCGCCAAAGCCTGA
- a CDS encoding NAD kinase: protein MTDADAPAVDPGSVVPGPVDPAEVRRVLMLIHTGREEAREVALACAKSLAVHGIVVRMLAREAGDLGIDPGAYQPAIELAADEQEASRECELALVIGGDGTILRAAEIVQPHRTPVLGVNLGHVGFLAEAEYDDVESTIEAIVQRRYTSEDRLALEVSVFEDGKKVFRTFAVNEASVEKAARERMLEVVVEIDGRPLSRWGCDGVVCATPTGSTAYNFSAGGPVVWPGVEALLLTPISAHALFARAMVVAPTSVLAVEVISRADGAGVLWCDGRRSYDLGPGARIEVTRGVEPVRLVRLHQAPFTDRLVRKFGLSVEGWRGAAERRPFRMNGGEHA, encoded by the coding sequence GTGACCGACGCCGATGCCCCCGCTGTGGACCCAGGCTCTGTAGTCCCAGGCCCGGTGGACCCAGCCGAGGTCCGGCGCGTCCTCATGCTCATCCACACCGGGCGGGAGGAGGCCCGCGAGGTCGCCCTCGCCTGTGCCAAGTCGCTCGCGGTCCACGGGATCGTGGTCAGGATGCTGGCTCGTGAGGCCGGTGACCTGGGCATCGACCCGGGTGCCTATCAGCCGGCGATCGAGCTGGCCGCCGACGAGCAGGAGGCCAGCAGAGAATGCGAGCTGGCGCTGGTCATCGGCGGCGACGGCACGATCCTGCGCGCTGCCGAGATCGTCCAGCCCCACCGCACGCCGGTGCTCGGGGTCAATCTGGGACACGTCGGATTCCTCGCGGAGGCGGAGTACGACGACGTCGAGTCCACGATCGAGGCGATCGTGCAGCGTCGTTACACCTCCGAGGACCGCCTCGCGCTCGAGGTCAGTGTCTTCGAGGACGGGAAGAAGGTCTTTCGTACGTTCGCGGTCAACGAGGCCAGCGTCGAGAAGGCGGCCCGCGAGCGGATGCTCGAGGTGGTCGTCGAGATCGACGGCCGACCGCTGTCGAGGTGGGGCTGCGACGGCGTCGTCTGCGCGACCCCGACCGGCTCGACGGCCTACAACTTCTCCGCCGGCGGCCCGGTCGTGTGGCCCGGCGTCGAGGCGCTGCTGCTGACCCCGATCAGCGCTCACGCGCTCTTCGCGCGGGCCATGGTGGTCGCGCCGACCTCGGTGCTGGCCGTCGAGGTCATCTCCCGCGCCGACGGTGCCGGGGTGCTCTGGTGCGACGGTCGGCGCTCTTATGACCTGGGCCCCGGCGCCCGGATCGAGGTCACCCGGGGGGTGGAGCCAGTCAGACTCGTACGCCTGCACCAGGCTCCGTTCACGGATCGTCTGGTGCGGAAGTTCGGACTGTCTGTGGAGGGATGGCGAGGCGCCGCGGAACGGCGTCCGTTCAGGATGAACGGAGGCGAGCATGCTTGA
- a CDS encoding DUF1015 family protein codes for MGDTGVVRAPYLRRPLRLEPFRALSLAPSRIGDPTSARLYSRPYRGVTSRISSWLARGDLHEHRDAALYLHEYTAAGITVRGVVGILDVSHRTDEPGEAAVLPHEGVRTAQAEQLASRMRQMRVHPAPILLTYHAPDGVAELLDRVQSSPPHEQYDDHGGQHHRVWAITDEAVIGQLRAAWATEQALIADGHHRYSAYAELQGPADPGDAAATDFGLAMLIDQDDTPLQLGAIHRVLAGVNLRDLRAAAESVGAAWTAGGREAALGRLGPGVIVVSDGRGWATLEVDTSEIPATGDVGYLHDRVLPELRRQPSRVLHAHQVDAALKRARPGRDVAVLLAAPTFDTILSSASVGRLLPEKATSFQPKPHPGVLIRLLDAAHLEKSRH; via the coding sequence ATGGGCGATACAGGTGTGGTGAGGGCGCCGTACCTCCGCCGTCCGCTCCGTCTGGAGCCTTTTCGAGCGCTCTCCTTGGCGCCGTCACGGATCGGGGACCCGACCTCGGCGCGGCTCTACTCCCGCCCCTATCGCGGGGTCACCTCCCGGATCAGCTCGTGGCTGGCCCGTGGTGACCTGCACGAGCACCGCGACGCCGCGCTCTACCTGCACGAGTACACCGCAGCCGGGATCACGGTGCGTGGCGTGGTCGGGATCCTCGACGTCTCGCACCGCACCGACGAGCCCGGTGAGGCCGCCGTGCTCCCCCACGAGGGCGTACGGACCGCTCAGGCCGAGCAGCTGGCCTCCAGGATGCGTCAGATGCGGGTGCACCCGGCGCCGATCCTGCTCACCTACCACGCGCCCGACGGCGTCGCCGAGCTGCTCGACCGGGTGCAGAGCAGTCCTCCCCACGAGCAGTACGACGACCACGGGGGCCAGCATCACCGGGTCTGGGCGATCACCGACGAGGCTGTGATCGGGCAGCTGCGCGCCGCCTGGGCCACCGAGCAGGCGCTGATCGCCGACGGACACCACCGCTACTCGGCCTACGCCGAGCTCCAGGGACCGGCCGATCCCGGCGACGCGGCCGCGACCGACTTCGGCCTGGCGATGCTCATCGACCAGGACGACACCCCGTTGCAGCTCGGCGCGATCCACCGGGTGCTCGCCGGGGTGAACCTGCGCGACCTTCGGGCCGCGGCCGAGTCCGTCGGTGCCGCCTGGACCGCGGGTGGACGTGAGGCTGCCCTGGGCAGGCTCGGCCCCGGCGTCATCGTGGTCAGTGACGGCCGTGGTTGGGCCACGCTCGAGGTCGACACCTCCGAGATCCCTGCGACCGGCGACGTCGGCTACCTGCACGACCGGGTTCTTCCGGAGCTGCGCCGGCAGCCGTCTCGGGTGTTGCACGCGCACCAGGTCGATGCCGCGCTCAAGCGGGCCCGCCCGGGCCGCGATGTCGCCGTGCTGCTGGCGGCGCCGACGTTCGACACCATCCTCTCCTCGGCCTCCGTCGGCCGGCTGCTCCCGGAGAAGGCGACCTCGTTCCAGCCCAAACCGCACCCAGGGGTGCTCATCCGTCTCCTCGACGCCGCGCATCTGGAGAAGTCTCGGCACTAG
- a CDS encoding DNA-3-methyladenine glycosylase: MNQDFLARAAEEVAPELLGKTLSCETTEGVVTIVITETEAYSGTADPASHAYRGRSARNATMFGPAGHLYVYRSHGIHWCANVVTATDGVAAGVLIRAGRVVAGEDLARERRGERVESTRLAKGPGNVGQALGITGEHNGADLLTGTSIRLSEGESVPTELIQAGPRVGVSKAHDWQHRFYVADDPTVSAYRLSPRVKPVAGD; the protein is encoded by the coding sequence ATGAATCAGGACTTCCTTGCCCGTGCCGCTGAAGAGGTCGCTCCCGAACTGCTCGGGAAGACCCTTTCCTGCGAGACCACTGAGGGCGTTGTGACCATCGTCATCACGGAGACCGAGGCGTACTCCGGTACAGCTGACCCGGCCTCTCACGCCTACCGCGGCCGCAGCGCCCGCAACGCCACCATGTTTGGCCCCGCAGGGCATCTCTATGTCTACCGTTCCCATGGCATTCACTGGTGTGCGAACGTCGTCACTGCGACCGATGGTGTTGCCGCGGGAGTCCTCATCCGGGCGGGCAGAGTTGTCGCGGGCGAGGACCTGGCGCGGGAGCGGCGTGGGGAGCGGGTGGAGAGCACGCGCCTCGCCAAGGGTCCGGGGAACGTCGGCCAGGCGCTTGGCATCACCGGAGAGCACAACGGTGCAGATCTTCTGACAGGCACGTCGATCAGGCTGTCCGAGGGCGAGTCGGTGCCGACCGAGCTCATCCAGGCTGGTCCTCGGGTGGGGGTGAGCAAGGCCCACGACTGGCAGCACCGCTTCTACGTGGCTGATGACCCGACGGTCTCGGCCTACCGGCTGAGTCCGAGAGTCAAGCCGGTCGCAGGAGACTGA
- a CDS encoding single-stranded DNA-binding protein, giving the protein MTVARVEKEPSPDDGGRAGRAEGLATVNEVRLIGRLSLAAEERELPSGDQLTAFRVVVNRPRDKRRGSRVQIDALECHTWIARVRRAAMTWQVGDVIEVNGSLRRRFFKTGGRLQSMTEVEVLSARRVSRAGAATKQAS; this is encoded by the coding sequence ATGACGGTCGCAAGGGTAGAGAAGGAGCCATCCCCGGACGATGGCGGACGCGCGGGGCGTGCCGAAGGGCTGGCAACGGTCAACGAGGTGCGGCTGATCGGCCGGCTGTCGCTGGCCGCGGAGGAGAGGGAGCTGCCGAGCGGTGACCAGCTGACCGCGTTCAGGGTGGTCGTGAACAGGCCACGCGACAAACGCCGGGGGAGCCGGGTGCAGATCGACGCCCTCGAGTGCCACACCTGGATCGCTCGGGTTCGGCGTGCGGCGATGACCTGGCAGGTGGGAGACGTCATCGAGGTCAACGGGTCTCTGCGCCGCCGGTTCTTCAAGACCGGTGGGCGGCTGCAGTCGATGACCGAGGTGGAGGTGCTCTCGGCCAGACGGGTCAGCCGGGCCGGTGCCGCGACGAAGCAGGCCAGCTAG
- the steA gene encoding putative cytokinetic ring protein SteA, whose amino-acid sequence MRLPTRQIPSVLPGLRGTLRTGRPTRALVPRLKEGDIAVIDHIDLDRSTALAIAATGVVAVVNAQPMVSGRYPNRGPKALADAGIELIDQISDAGLEKLVDGRKARILDGEIFDGERLLASGRALDQELLESELENAKRGLSSHLELFTHNSSELLRREEEVLLHGRGVPPLDTPLAGRPVVVVADHPELDRLLRDLEGFLREQRPTIIAVGPVAKRLTKKQVRHAVLVLGADTDTFPEPKVLTGAAEVVLAPGGSGSEQAAELLDRVGVQPKRFDSSLAPEDAALLIAYAQHPSLVVGAGLSTTLTDFLEDQRPGLAGTYLTRLALGPTLIDASAVPAVRRKEPLARRLVLPVLTAVTALAIGLPAGVWAADHGLTGRGLSEIGAGAGGNAGAGDTVDTTSGQSGSSRTETGSRQSAEAQFVAEAGDALLPGKLAGQKVAVVTFPGADRKTVDALTGNITAAGADMAGVLDVRPNLLDPDRKQYVDSLATQLVDQLGRGDGDQATYQRMGQVIGETYAGRKPPAAFDKQAKTAAVALLTGDLVKAHGRPTGPADLVLVVLGEDNDDSTAVEGLTDGLGATTKGLVVAGTTDSGDLAALRANDWPGWFASVDGIESSTGQIVAPLALARQKNQEGGEFGASGFGGLLKD is encoded by the coding sequence ATGAGACTGCCGACACGCCAGATTCCTTCCGTACTTCCCGGCCTCCGCGGCACGCTCCGCACGGGCCGGCCGACCAGGGCACTGGTCCCGCGGCTCAAAGAGGGCGACATCGCGGTCATCGACCATATCGACCTCGACCGCAGCACCGCGCTGGCGATCGCGGCCACGGGCGTGGTCGCCGTGGTCAACGCCCAGCCGATGGTGTCGGGGCGCTACCCGAACCGGGGCCCGAAGGCGCTGGCTGATGCCGGGATCGAGCTGATCGACCAGATCAGCGACGCGGGGCTGGAGAAGCTGGTCGACGGGCGCAAGGCGCGCATCCTCGACGGAGAGATCTTCGACGGCGAGCGGTTGCTGGCCTCGGGCCGGGCGCTCGACCAGGAGTTGCTCGAGAGCGAGCTCGAGAACGCCAAGCGGGGTCTGAGCTCCCATCTGGAGCTCTTCACCCACAACAGCAGCGAGCTGCTCAGGCGCGAGGAAGAGGTGCTGCTGCACGGCCGCGGCGTACCGCCCCTCGACACGCCCCTGGCCGGCCGTCCCGTCGTCGTGGTCGCCGACCACCCAGAGCTGGACCGCCTCCTGAGGGATCTCGAGGGCTTCCTGCGCGAGCAGCGCCCGACGATCATCGCGGTAGGCCCCGTGGCGAAGAGGCTGACCAAGAAGCAGGTACGCCACGCCGTGCTCGTCCTGGGCGCCGACACCGACACGTTCCCCGAGCCGAAGGTGCTCACCGGCGCGGCCGAGGTCGTGCTCGCGCCCGGCGGCTCCGGGAGCGAGCAGGCCGCCGAGCTCCTCGATCGCGTCGGGGTGCAGCCGAAGCGCTTCGATTCCTCCCTGGCTCCCGAGGACGCGGCCCTGCTGATCGCCTACGCCCAGCACCCCTCGCTGGTCGTCGGGGCGGGGCTGAGCACCACGCTGACCGACTTTCTCGAGGACCAGCGTCCGGGGCTGGCCGGCACGTACCTGACCCGGCTCGCGCTCGGCCCGACGCTGATCGACGCCTCCGCGGTCCCCGCGGTGCGCCGCAAGGAGCCGCTCGCCCGCCGGCTCGTCCTCCCGGTCCTCACCGCGGTGACGGCGCTGGCGATCGGCCTTCCCGCCGGTGTCTGGGCCGCCGATCACGGACTCACCGGCCGCGGCCTCAGCGAGATCGGCGCCGGAGCCGGGGGCAACGCCGGCGCAGGAGACACGGTCGACACCACCTCCGGTCAGAGCGGCAGCAGCCGGACCGAGACCGGCTCGCGACAGAGCGCCGAGGCCCAGTTCGTCGCCGAGGCCGGCGACGCGCTCCTCCCCGGCAAGCTCGCCGGGCAGAAGGTCGCCGTCGTCACCTTCCCGGGTGCGGACCGTAAGACGGTCGACGCGCTCACCGGCAACATCACCGCGGCCGGTGCCGACATGGCAGGAGTGCTCGACGTACGACCGAATCTGCTGGATCCGGACCGTAAGCAGTACGTCGACAGTCTGGCCACCCAGCTGGTCGATCAGCTGGGCCGAGGCGACGGGGACCAGGCCACCTATCAGCGCATGGGGCAGGTGATCGGGGAGACCTACGCCGGCCGGAAGCCACCCGCGGCGTTCGACAAGCAGGCCAAGACCGCCGCTGTGGCGTTGCTCACCGGAGACCTGGTCAAGGCCCATGGCCGACCGACCGGGCCGGCCGACCTCGTTCTGGTCGTCCTCGGCGAGGACAACGACGACTCGACCGCGGTCGAGGGCCTGACCGACGGCTTGGGGGCGACCACGAAAGGGCTGGTCGTGGCGGGAACGACCGACTCCGGGGACCTCGCCGCGCTGCGCGCCAACGACTGGCCGGGCTGGTTCGCGTCGGTCGACGGCATCGAGTCGAGCACCGGTCAGATCGTCGCTCCGCTGGCCCTGGCCCGACAGAAGAACCAAGAAGGTGGCGAATTCGGTGCGTCAGGTTTCGGCGGCCTGCTGAAGGATTGA
- the argH gene encoding argininosuccinate lyase — MSNTPANTTNEGKLWGGRFAGGPSPELEALSRSTQFDWRLALYDIAGSHAHAKALGAAGLLSGDEENEIHRGLDVLADRFTAGRLLPADSDEDVHGALERLLIEEIGPEVGGKLRAGRSRNDQIATLFRSYLLDHERVLRGLVLDLIDALAAQADENMGAIMPGRTHLQHAQPVLLSHHLMAHAWSLLRDVDRLGDWRERVICDSPYGSGALAGQSLGLDPELVASELGFTGSSANSIDGTASRDFVAEFAYVCAQIGVDISRIAEEIILWATREFDFVTLHDSWSTGSSIMPQKKNPDISELARGKAGRLVGNLTGLLTTLKALPLAYNRDLQEDKEPVFDSLDTLEVLLPAFTGQVATLVYNTDRMAELAPQGFSLATDIAEWLVRQGTPFRIAHELAGACVQAAEKRGVELAELTDEEFATISPALTPDVRLVLTIEGSVASRDGRGGTAPDRVTEQLAELRSKSAGFRTS; from the coding sequence ATGTCGAACACACCTGCCAACACCACCAACGAGGGCAAGCTCTGGGGCGGCCGGTTCGCCGGCGGTCCTTCGCCGGAGCTCGAGGCGCTCTCCCGCTCGACGCAGTTCGACTGGCGGCTGGCGCTCTACGACATCGCCGGGTCGCACGCCCACGCCAAGGCGCTGGGCGCCGCGGGGCTGCTGAGCGGCGACGAGGAGAACGAGATCCACCGTGGTCTCGACGTGCTCGCAGACCGGTTCACCGCCGGTCGGCTTCTCCCGGCCGACTCCGACGAGGACGTGCACGGCGCGCTGGAGCGGCTGCTGATCGAGGAGATCGGGCCGGAGGTGGGCGGCAAGCTGCGCGCGGGCCGCTCGCGCAACGACCAGATCGCGACGCTGTTCCGCAGCTACCTGCTCGACCACGAGCGGGTGCTGCGTGGGCTCGTGCTCGACCTCATCGACGCGCTCGCGGCGCAGGCCGATGAGAACATGGGCGCGATCATGCCGGGGCGTACGCACCTCCAGCACGCCCAGCCGGTGCTGCTCTCGCACCACCTGATGGCTCATGCCTGGTCGCTGCTGCGAGACGTCGACCGGCTCGGCGACTGGCGCGAGCGGGTGATCTGCGACTCGCCCTACGGGTCCGGGGCGCTCGCGGGCCAGTCGCTCGGGCTGGACCCGGAGCTGGTCGCCTCCGAGCTCGGCTTCACCGGCTCGAGCGCCAACTCGATCGACGGCACCGCCTCGCGTGACTTCGTGGCCGAGTTCGCCTACGTGTGCGCTCAGATCGGCGTCGACATCAGCCGGATCGCCGAGGAGATCATCCTGTGGGCGACCAGGGAGTTCGACTTCGTCACGCTGCACGACTCCTGGTCCACCGGGTCGAGCATCATGCCGCAGAAGAAGAACCCCGACATCTCCGAGCTGGCCCGTGGCAAGGCCGGACGCCTGGTCGGCAACCTGACCGGGCTGCTGACGACGCTGAAGGCGCTGCCACTGGCGTACAACCGCGACCTGCAGGAGGACAAGGAGCCGGTCTTCGACTCCCTGGACACCCTCGAGGTGCTGCTCCCGGCCTTCACCGGCCAGGTCGCGACGCTGGTCTACAACACCGACCGGATGGCCGAGCTCGCCCCGCAGGGGTTCTCGCTGGCCACCGACATCGCCGAGTGGCTGGTCCGGCAGGGCACGCCCTTCCGGATCGCCCACGAACTGGCCGGGGCTTGCGTCCAGGCAGCGGAGAAGCGCGGCGTGGAGCTTGCCGAGCTCACCGACGAGGAGTTCGCCACGATCTCGCCGGCGCTCACCCCGGACGTACGCCTGGTGCTGACCATCGAAGGATCGGTCGCCTCCCGCGACGGCCGCGGCGGCACCGCGCCCGACCGGGTCACCGAGCAGCTCGCCGAGCTTCGGTCCAAGTCTGCCGGATTCCGCACCAGCTAG